The Arachis hypogaea cultivar Tifrunner chromosome 14, arahy.Tifrunner.gnm2.J5K5, whole genome shotgun sequence DNA window atatatttttataattaatatcaacgattaaaaattaatgaaacacCGATATGACAgcacacttaaaaattttttaatatttttatgtaaagttgattgaattattatttaacgatttttaattattaattttatataaaaataattatacttgaatttttgttaaaaaaatcttatgataaaaaaaataaaaaataatattgtatTAATTTTATAATGTTAGTTCGGCATTCTttatcattattaaaaaaatatgacagactattatagtatttaaattacaattagaatctaaaaaattaaatcaatataCAACCTAAATTTTaggaattattttaataatttaagagTACTGCTAGGGAGCTAATGgcttaagcgtacaatgtgtataatggactAAATTTTTGGTCcataaataaaatgaacatcactcaTACTATCCAAAATAATCATCCGGATACcagagataataaacatctcatattATAAAACCACTTATTCCAAAAGCTTAGCTGATTTAggggttcaccaaggatcgaatctagaactctaataccatatcatgaaactactcatcccaaaagcgtaacctgataggacaatgtaacactaatggtcatatctctaatacttcataaacttccattgtacacattgtacgcttaggtcattggctccctatatttattctataattttttaatttttaattttttttttggtgtatgTACAAATAAAACATGTGGACTAAAATAGAAAAAGCTAAGTTAGAAGAGATAGTAGATGTAAACAAGACAATACAAGATAAAAAAAACTCATCACAATATGCTTTTTGGATCAGATTTCTCTCTCTGGTCCATGCTCTTTCCTCTTATAATTCTCTCACTAGGGTTTCAAGTTTCAACTTGAATAAGTATCCAACTTTCTCTTGTTTTTCACAAATTTGGTTGCACTTGGGTACTGGTCTGAAAAGAAGCACCATCAGGCAACCCCAACAAGAGGAGAAGGAAAGGAGAGAAAAAAGTGAGGGAAGAAACAGATAGATATTGGATAGAAATAGaaacaatatataaatataagtgacaaaaaagaaagatagaaattaaaggggggatttttaattttaatttgttatgggAAGGGGAAGAGTTGAGTTGAAGAGGATAGAGAACAAGATAAACAGGCAAGTCACATTTGCAAAGAGAAGGAATGGTCTTCTCAAGAAAGCTTATGAGTTATCTGTTCTTTGTGATGCTGAGGTTGCCCTCATCATCTTCTCCAACAGAGGAAAACTCTATGAGTTTTGTAGCAGCTCTAGGTAttcatctttcttttcttctttcatcTCTTTATTATGATgagatctactcttgttctttGCTAATATatgttcattttttgttttttgattttCTGGGATTTGCTTGATTTGATTGGAGGAATGGTTATCTACttgtctttgttttttgttttttttttgtttaatataataatatgattatttttgtaatttttctgtgggGGTTCAGCTTATAAGCTCTTATGTATTTCTTGAGAGAATTTGATTTCATATTTAGAGTGTAATGTTGTTAGATGTATCAGATCTGGTAATATAGTACATGATCTGGTTAGTATATATATTTATCTGATAATCTTGTGTACTTGTACGGTTACTTTTTGTGTTAGATGATTTTTGTTCATTGTTGACTACTAGCTTTTTTTTGTCACTTTTTTTTGGGTTTgactttttttttcctatttaaaaTCTAACTTTTCATACTAAGCAGCAAGTGTTAGATCAAgatttttgctttaatttcaCCTGGCCAATTAaccttattttttgttttagtttccattttattttagtttgttagtattttgcttttgtttatttttgttggaaGTTTGGCTATTAGTAGCTAAGAGAGTTAGCACTTAACACTAATGTCTTGAAATGAAATTTTTATAagcaatttcttttttaatttgaagCATCAAATGTTAATGAAGTGTTTTGACCagctcaaaaaaaaatttatatgatctttttatttaaattatttttactacatttgaagagaaaagagggagaaagagggagagagagacagAGTAAGTGATTAATTtgcaattatttattaaaaataaaaaaataattataaaaaaacctTTTCGGTAATTAAGGGTAAAAATCTTTGACTACTATTTCAGCTCTTCCAAGTTATAATTTCATTTTTTCCTTGACCAAACTTTTAATGCCCCTTTTTTGCCTGATCTCAAATCTATTTCCATGTAACATTCTACATATTTATGTATATACCTCACCCTTTGTGTTTTAATACCATTAATCCACAATATCTATgaaatagtttatatatatataagtcttgAAGTTGAAGTGgcaaataaagcataaagatggtACTCACTGAAATTCATTACCAGAAAGCTGGTAGGAAGAATTGAAGACAcacaaatgttttttttttaattaatttaaatatacttttttttagaaaaatataatttttttaaatttttgttaatattaaatatataaatgatataaaaatcttttacatttatatttttaacaaattttttataagcagaattctatacaaatttatttCTTGCTTCTTTGTACAAAATTTTTGAATGCTTTTTTCTCTTTGAATCAAGATGAAGCTATGCCTAGTTAGATATTCGATATCAAAGACATCAAATAGACTAGGGAGGATGAACTGAAGAACCTTTTGAATTAAATTTCattactttattatttttgtttgttgtttttaTCTTGGATAATTGTTCTTTCGGTGGATAGGACATTAACTGGCATGATTTGATTGTTAACATTAGTATTTAcaccaaaatatataatattacttAGCATGTTTAGTGATAAATATCCAACTATCTATGTACTAAGCATAAGcctaatctaattaattaatttccagCAAAATAAGGTGCCCTTCTTAATATAGCAAAAAGCTAGGATTAACTTTTCCATGATTATGGCACAAGTTTATGTAAACATAATTTGTTTATTCTTATCTtcgttttaattttcaaataaaacaTTGATTACAATTTTATCCTGCAAATTTCATCCACAACTTGAATGAATATTGCATCTTACTGCTTTAGTTTCTTCCTCAGTTCCTCCATTGATTACAATCACTTAAAACATGTACTCtatcctaaaaataaaaaaatattatgtgcacactaaaaattaattatcaaatattatgtataaatatatgtatagtttaatttatttttaatgtgtattttatattttaatttatattaatctaTGCTAATAACTAATTTTGGTATATATTagtatagttaaaaaaaaaatagtagctAAACCAATTAGGGCATTTAATTGGTTTAAAGAAGAGTGGGTTATAACTTGGATTTGATGGGGCAATGATCTATGAGTTATAGATTTTGAGTGAAATCATAGTGTTGCAATCCAAgttgtaatatatataattgagtcTTTGAAGTCCAccaatatgaaaaagaagaagaacaattaAATCTGAAACACCAAGAAACGAAGAGTGTGCTGGTTTGTGTTGGTGAAGTGCCCTACAAATTTTACCCTAACAAATAAAAAGATCCTTGTTTATAAAATACCTTTACTTGATATTTAGAAATCATATATATATCATGCTATCTAATTACGTTAataatcacttttgatcttatattttttattggaaaatattataataaagtaTTTTGAAAAGTTTGTTTGTTTAGTAGTGCTACAAATAGTTAGATATTGTTTTTATTGTTCTCAAGAATAAACTATGATACATTTGTTTTGTTACACAGATTTTTGGGAGAAGATATTCAATAATATTGCTGAAATTCATCAAACCATTCTTGCTACTAATATTTTAAGTTCACTTCATTCTTACGATGATTATGAAGATAATAGTTGATCATTTAATGTTACCtcttttgtgtttcttgaaaTTCAGCATGCTCAAAACACTCGAGAGGTATCAGAAGTGCAGTTATGGTGCTGTGGAAGTTAGCAAGCCTGCCAAAGAACTTGAGgtatatatttaaatttctatttcTATGATCattatatatttcaattttatattttttcatttgttattttcttttgtaaCAGAATAGCTATCGTGAGTACTTGAAGCTGAAAGCAAGATTTGAATCTCTTCAAAGGACTCAAAGGTGAGTTTTACATATATAAACAACtccttaattataaaatattaaaattttcatatttttcataattattgtACTAATTGAATCAGCTATATTTTGTTAATTCTCTCTTGCTGCAGAAATCTTCTAGGGGAAGATTTGGGTCCATTGGGTACCAAAGATCTTGAGCAACTTGAAAGGCAATTGGATTCTTCTCTGAAGCAAGTGAGATCCACAAAGGTATAATAAAGTCATAATTTGTGTAAGAAATTTGCTAATAGCAATGTTCATTATGTATAAAAATGGCAACAATTATGAAATATAGTGACACTAAATCTTGACTAACTGATTATACGTCAAAATTTTCTTAGAGAATTTTGCTGTATTTGGAATTGAAATTAAAGAGTCATAATGTTGAATTAGGACTTGCTCTTGAttaagaaactcattactttaagtTTTAAATGTTCATGTGATTTTTTTGGTTATCTTACACTTCTTGAAATATTGCATTATTTCTCAGACACAATTTATGCTGGATCAATTAACTGATCTTCAAAATAAGGTACATACATACATGCTTCTGACACAAGCTAATGAATTTTGCATCTTTATTACATgtgattaacaatttttaaacTATTGATTTCTATTACAGGAGCAGATCTTGGTAGATGTCAACAGAACCTTGAGCATGAAGGTAACTTAATTCATACCATTGTTCACACTAATAATCTATCTTTtatagaagatgatgatgaaattCATGTTTACAATTTGTTAAATAGCTGGATGAAATCAATTCAAGGAATCAATATAGGCAGCAATCATGGGAAGCTGGTGATCAAAGTATGCATCAATATGCTGCTCCACATAATGCTCACTCTTCTCAAGGCTTCTTCCAACCTCTGGAATGCAACCCCACTTTGCAGATTGGGTAACaataaattaaaacattaatcaatataataaaaaaatatttgttatactTGTTATACATCGAACGCCGCGTAGAATCTAATAATAGATGATGAATGAGTTGATCAGTcatttagataaataaatatatttaatataattttttaatatatgatttgtttttttattttttttattttaaaatatttatcgtTGATGTATCTAcaataaataacaataacaaagtcttaacttattaataaataatttagatatacataaaaatattatattaataatatttctaTAATTTAAGTATAAATACGGTACTCCAAGAATACTCTCATATATATCTTTATTAGGATAGAAAATTATGCATTCTAATTTATTAGGATCATAAATTATGTTTTTTAAGATGAAAAATATTCTCTAAACATGATATAAATGATACCATTTGATTCATACAACTAACTGACTTCATCATATGAGATAATAAaactttgttattgttattgtttattGTTGATGTGTATACTATTTAGATATAAATGCATCAAATTtgaattagttttatttaaataaaataatgttcTAAAATGTTTGTGTTGTAATTATGCAGCAGTGACTATAGGTACAATGGGGTAGGGTCAGATCAGATAACTGCTACAACAACTCAAGCTCAACAAGTGAGTGGTTTTATCCCTGGATGGATGCTTTGAGCTCATCACTATATTCACCTTTTGcaacattaaaagaaaaagccaaaagaaaAAAACACCTCACAAAAAAAGGAGGGTGGAAAATTAAAGCCAAATGCTTCTTTATTTGGTCATGGCAATGTGTAAATGTTgattgtactttttttttttctagtgtTATTTTGATTTTGCTACTATAAAACAGACAGTTATGACTCACTTCATCAAACTATTGAACAATTAGCCATAGACTCCTAATATGGCATATTCtaagatttttaattataatatttgagTATCTTTGAAGCTCTTTTTTTGTGACTAAGTTAGAAATATGTACCATGTGTATGTGTTGGGCATAATTGACTACTCTTGCACAATTCCTTTCTATTTTCTAGATGATTagtatttttccttaatttatcTCATTTTTTGTAGATTTCAATTTTGGCAAATTTTATCTAgggatagtatttatttatttattttgtgtgtgattttttttttatcgttGCGGATATGTTTGAGAGGATGGGAAACAATAAGCCAGAGTGGACCCAGGTGGGCCGAAATATGCCCAAGGCTTGTTGGGCTTATCTGAAAAAATCCACTCATTATAGCCCATTCATAAACTAGAAACCAAAAATAAGGAATCTAGTTATTGTTTGTTAatgaaatccaaaaaaaaaaagagattagaAGGAAAGAAATAAAAGACTAAATAAGCAAATTTTACCAACGTGCACATATGGATGAGCGTCTGTGTCCCTTAACCATCTCTTTCGGGTTTGATACTCACTGGAG harbors:
- the LOC112744634 gene encoding agamous-like MADS-box protein MADS2 isoform X2 — protein: MGRGRVELKRIENKINRQVTFAKRRNGLLKKAYELSVLCDAEVALIIFSNRGKLYEFCSSSSMLKTLERYQKCSYGAVEVSKPAKELENSYREYLKLKARFESLQRTQRNLLGEDLGPLGTKDLEQLERQLDSSLKQVRSTKTQFMLDQLTDLQNKEQILVDVNRTLSMKLDEINSRNQYRQQSWEAGDQSMHQYAAPHNAHSSQGFFQPLECNPTLQIGDYRYNGVGSDQITATTTQAQQVSGFIPGWML
- the LOC112744634 gene encoding agamous-like MADS-box protein MADS2 isoform X1, whose product is MGRGRVELKRIENKINRQVTFAKRRNGLLKKAYELSVLCDAEVALIIFSNRGKLYEFCSSSSMLKTLERYQKCSYGAVEVSKPAKELENSYREYLKLKARFESLQRTQRNLLGEDLGPLGTKDLEQLERQLDSSLKQVRSTKTQFMLDQLTDLQNKEQILVDVNRTLSMKLDEINSRNQYRQQSWEAGDQSMHQYAAPHNAHSSQGFFQPLECNPTLQIGSDYRYNGVGSDQITATTTQAQQVSGFIPGWML